In Tenebrio molitor chromosome 8, icTenMoli1.1, whole genome shotgun sequence, a genomic segment contains:
- the LOC138137402 gene encoding uncharacterized protein, protein MYNKPSPYRDDKDECFFVISNIFIKFGRLKITKIVTFLSLLFQFVFYLLQLCYVIIKFDQVLVMRYSCTMVMTLYVLYTTVFINTYKYENLKKRFQEFAWSVDSAGAEVKDTILERSTKTNRICYLIILFLCVAVIINCPVWGDQSELFLFTQVVEYFFGKWLQTLSNIYLATYAVVFYGSFRLSFQLLHFILQLEIQIVLLNEQILQVGNNFCRLDDWDKAYSPQYQKEINETFQFFVEQHAAIKRYMKTLNKDLQITMPVIFFLGGLSTLTTYFFILNNFFASTYILKIRIIFILLINISMSVMFAKSGQGIVDETDRIFDVLAFCPWYNWNLKNRKALLICMSNSIKPLSFNFAGITVDYKLAVSVARFSFSYALALFQLSNTK, encoded by the exons ATGTACAACAAACCATCTCCTTATagag ATGATAAGGATGAGTGCTTCTTTGTCATATCTaacatttttatcaaatttggTCGTCtcaaaatcacaaaaattgTAACTTTTTTGTCTCTGttgtttcaatttgttttctaTCTTTTGCAATTGTGCTACgtcataattaaatttgatcAAGTTTTGGTGATGAGGTACTCCTGCACGATGGTCATGACGCTTTAC GTTTTGTACACGACGGTGTTCATCAACACTTACAAGTACGAGAACCTTAAGAAGCGATTTCAAGAGTTCGCTTGGTCTGTCGATAGTGCAGGCGCCGAGGTGAAAGACACCATCTTGGAAAGATCAACCAAAACAAATAGAATTTGCTATTTGATTATACTGTTTTTGTGTGTTGCAGTTATCATTAACTGTCCCGTGTGGGGTGATCAAAGCGAACTTTTTCTCTTTACTCAAGTTGTTGAGTATTTCTTTGGGAAATGGTTGCAAACACTGtccaatatttatttagcAACTTATGCAGTCGTGTTCTATGGAAGTTTTCGATTGTCGTTTCAGTTGTTGCATTTTATTCTCCAACTGGAAATACAAATTGTTCTTCTCAACGAACAAATTCTGCAAGttggtaataatttttgtcGTTTGGATGATTGGGACAAGGCGTACAGCCCTCAGTATCAAAAGGAAATAAACGAAACTTTTCAGTTCTTTGTTGAACAGCATGCTGCAATCAAAAG ATACATGAAAACTCTTAACAAGGATTTACAAATAACAATGccagtaatattttttcttgggGGACTTTCTACGCTCACTACatatttcttcattttaaAC AATTTTTTCGCAAGCACTTACATTTTAAAGATTcgcattattttcattttactgATTAACATTTCCATGTCCGTAATGTTCGCTAAAAGTGGTCAAGGAATAGTCGATGAG ACCGACAGAATTTTCGACGTCCTTGCTTTTTGTCCGTGGTACAATTGGAATTTGAAAAACAGGAAGGCGCTCTTGATTTGTATGTCAAATTCCATAAAACCACTCAGTTTTAATTTTGCTGGAATTACAGTTGATTACAAATTGGCTGTCAGT GTGGCGAGATTTTCGTTTTCCTACGCGTTGGCTTTGttccaattgagtaatacGAAATAA
- the LOC138137316 gene encoding uncharacterized protein yields the protein MPKQKISLREKILQWTSKKDLYEIKSTREMFCKACGKLFICEKKCHLQQHEQTAIHKENIMTPLRQTLLTQNLEESANSTFNMELCNVFLAANIPWHKLQNPAFQNFLTKYCGRKIPDESTLRKNYLPKCYKDTIDRIRNELDLFNIWVSVDETTDALGRYVANCLVGKLSEDEPGKSYLLASKQLERTNHETIARFVNQSLEILWSTRVVAEKFLLFVTDGAPYMIKSGRHLKVFYPKIVHVTCLAHALNLVAEKIRYQYEDVDNLISNVKKIFVKAPLRVEMYKEKLKEMPLPPQPILTRWGTWLQAAMFYSEHFDSIKEVVMSFDGSSAVAIQKAQSIMKKPGIKNQLIYVRSNFKIICESITQLEKNGLPLTDSIKIVENVFTSLKKSPGPVAAVALKKLEDVTEKNPGYKFLLELARIFRGEDVPEHDTKMEEIYYKFAPITSCEVERSFSKYKSILVDNRQCFKVENLEQYLVCNVNT from the exons atgccgaaacaaaaaattagtttacgcgaaaaaatattacagtggacaagcaagaaagatttatatgaaataaaatcaacccgagaaatgttttgtaaagcttgtggtaaactg tttatatgcgaaaaaaaatgtcacttgcaacagcatgagcaaacggccatccataaagagaacattatgacaccgcttcggcaaacgttgctgacacagaacttggaggaatcggcaaatagtacattcaatatggaactttgtaacgtctttttagctgccaatataccatggcacaaactacaaaatcctgcgtttcagaattttctgacaaaatattgtggtagaaaaattccggatgagtctactttacggaaaaattatttaccaaaatgctacaaagat actattgaccgcattcggaatgagctggatctttttaacatatgggtttcagttgacgaaacaacagatgcacttgggcgatatgtggcgaattgtctggttgggaaactttcggaagatgaacctggaaaatcttatcttttggcgtctaaacaattagaaagaacaaatcatgagacaatagctagattcgtaaatcaatctttag aaatcttgtggagtaccagagttgttgctgaaaagtttcttttgtttgtaacggatggagcaccatatatgataaaatctggtagacaccttaaggtgttttatccaaaaattgtgcatgtcacatgcttagcgcatgctttaaatctagtggctgaaaaaattcgctatcaatatgaagatgtggataatttaatttcgaacgtgaaaaaaattttcgttaaggcacctttgagagttgaaatgtacaaagaaaaactaaaagaaatgccactgcctccacagccaattttaacacgatggggaacatggcttcaggctgctatgttttacagcgaacactttgattccattaaagaa gttgtcatgtcctttgatggaagttctgctgttgctattcaaaaagcacagtctataatgaagaaacccggaataaaaaaccaattaatttatgttcgcagtaattttaaaataatctgcgaaagtattactcaattggaaaaaaatgggttacctttaaccgattcaatcaaaattgttgaaaacgtatttacctccctaaaaaaatctccaggccctgtagcagcagtagcattaaaaaaacttgaagatgttactgaaaaaaatcctggatacaaatttcttctagaattggcaagaatttttagaggtgaagatgtgccggaacatgacaccaaaatggaagaaatttattacaaatttgcgcccattacctcttgcgaggtagaaagaagtttttcaaaatataagtccattttggtggataaccgacaatgttttaaagtagaaaatttagagcaatatcttgtatgcaatgtaaatacgtaa